One window of Moorella glycerini genomic DNA carries:
- a CDS encoding nucleotidyltransferase domain-containing protein has product MATPSIPLAREGPFMNEKIVYSMVKRIQEKFSPEKIIVFGSWARGEAGPDSDVDILVIMDCTREQKREIQAAIRKELREFRVPKDIVIASPEDINKYKDAWWTVYHPALAEGKVLYEQQ; this is encoded by the coding sequence ATGGCAACACCTTCAATACCCCTGGCCCGGGAGGGACCATTCATGAATGAAAAAATAGTTTATTCTATGGTCAAACGTATACAAGAAAAGTTTAGTCCCGAAAAAATAATAGTTTTTGGCTCCTGGGCGAGGGGTGAAGCTGGGCCGGACAGCGATGTTGACATCCTGGTTATCATGGACTGCACGCGGGAACAAAAGCGGGAGATACAGGCAGCCATTAGGAAGGAACTACGGGAGTTTAGGGTTCCCAAAGATATTGTAATTGCTAGCCCGGAGGACATAAACAAGTATAAAGATGCCTGGTGGACCGTTTACCATCCTGCCCTTGCAGAAGGGAAGGTGCTTTATGAACAGCAGTGA
- a CDS encoding HEPN domain-containing protein, with amino-acid sequence MNSSEREQEALKWQDRARRDLRVAKMLFYDKEPEFDLACYLSQQCAEKSLKALLIRLGIRFAYKHDLDYLVGLLPPEEQEKFYNTRLEWLSGWVTEGRYPGDAAGATREDAQNAIEIAEAIYNNVSNALRSK; translated from the coding sequence ATGAACAGCAGTGAGAGGGAACAAGAAGCATTGAAATGGCAGGATAGGGCGAGAAGGGACCTCCGGGTAGCGAAGATGCTTTTTTATGATAAAGAACCGGAATTTGATTTGGCTTGTTACTTATCACAGCAATGTGCCGAAAAAAGCTTGAAAGCCCTCTTAATCCGCCTTGGGATAAGGTTCGCTTATAAACATGACCTTGACTACCTGGTGGGGTTATTACCACCGGAGGAGCAAGAGAAATTTTACAACACAAGATTGGAATGGTTAAGCGGATGGGTTACTGAAGGCCGTTATCCTGGAGACGCGGCAGGAGCAACCAGGGAAGATGCCCAGAATGCAATTGAGATAGCAGAAGCTATATACAATAATGTTTCCAATGCTTTGCGAAGTAAATAA